The sequence ATAACAATGCTTCCGGATTGGTCACAGCATCCCAGCTGTTGAACCGCAAAAACCTGCCAATATACACTCCATATCCACATAGAATGAAGCTCACAACCACGATCACTTTTACCCACAGCCCTTTCACATGAAGAGACAAAAAATGTTCTACCTGCATTAGAGAAATGATTCCCAGCAACAAGCCGTTCCAGGCTGCTGAAGAGACGATGAGGAGATCGAACCACTGTGGAACAGGCGGTCTTTCCTGAAAGTGAAAGAGATCCGTGATCATGTACGGTGCATTGGGGAAAAATACCAGCCAGCAAGCCAGCACACCGACAGTACGGAGATTGATACCGGACAATCTGGCCAATTTTCGACTGAATATCAGGGGTAATACACCCAAAAATGTGTTCCAGATATAGAATAAATAGAAATATTCATGATAGCGGAGAACGCGTGCTACGAGGAGTGCCATCGTAAAAGCAATGGCAATACCCAGCATTTTTTCGAGTGGGGAGATTCTTTTTAACATAATGGTCAGGTTATTCATGCTCAATTTACTGTTTTTGGCTGCAGTGATAGTACATAGGCATAGCAGGGATGCGGGATGGGAGCGGATTCTTTGAAGGATAGGTACACTACCTGACCGGGTCGCTCTACCATAAGTTTAGTAAGGTGTTTGCTGGCATTCGTTGACCGCAGCCAACCTCCTAAGCAGGTAGCAATTATTTACTGGCATTATCCAGCAATCCCAGATCTTCCGCATCCAGCTGTAAAGCCGGTGCCGCCACCAGTGTTTCCAGCTGATGTTGGCTTGTAGCACTCACGATCGGAGCTGCAATGGTTGGTTGCGCCAGCAACCATGCCAGTGCAACAGTTGCAGGTTTAGAATTATGTTTAGCCGCTACTTTGTCCAGTGCATGTAATACCCCAATACCTTTTGCATCCAGGTATTTCCTCACTCCTTCACCACGCACACTTTTCTTAAAATCGTCCTCAGAACGGTATTTACCTGTCAGGAAACCTGCTGCCAGTGACCAGTAAGGCATTACACTCAAACCATACTGCTGTGCAATAGGTTGGTATTTTGTTTCAAAATTTGCACGCTCTACCAGGTTGTAATGTGGCTGTAAAGCCTGGTAACGGGGTAAACCCTTTTCTTCTGCCAGTTTCAGGGACGCTGTCAGGCGCTCCGGTGTCAGGTTGGAAGCCGCAATGTATTTTACTTTACCAGCTTTGATAATTTCATCGTAGGCAGACAATGTCTCTTCTAAAGGAGTCACATTATCATCAAAGTGTGTATAGTACAAATCAATATGATCTGTTTGTAAACGTTGCAATGACTCATCAACTGATTTCAGGATGTGTGCCCTGCTCACATCTTCTTTATGTTCTTTGTTCTGAGAACCTACTTTGGTAGCGATGACAACCTTATCGCGGTTGTTGCGCGCCTTCATCCATTTACCAATGATGGCTTCTGATTCACCACCTTTATTGCCTTCTACCCACCAGGAATAAGTATTCGCAGTATCAATGAAATTAAAGCCGGCATTGACAAAAGCATCTAATATTTCAAATGATTGTTTTTCGTCTAAAGTCCAGCCAAATACGTTACCACCAAAGTTGATTGGAGCTATCTGTAAATCTGTTTTCCCAATAGTTATCTTTTTCATCTGTCATCAATTTGAGAGGATAAAAATACCCCTAATAGCGACCGCAGGGTTTGTAAAATGGGGGCAATTAATTGTATATTTCTTTTACTTTTGTTTATTATGAGTTTTTTAACAGCAACAGGGATCCGTAAACAGGAGAATGGCGAATGGGTATTAAAGGGTATTAATTTTTCGCAGGAGAAGCACCAGCAGATTGCTATTGTAGGGGCCTCCGGTTCCGGAAAAAGTACCTTACTGAAGATTGTAGCCGGATTGATGCAGACAGATGAAGGTGAAGTACGATTTGAAGGTACGCGGGTAAAAGGCCCACACGAAAGATTGCTTCCCGGCGAACCTGGTATTGCTTACCTGAGTCAGCATTATGAACTGAGATTGAACTACAGGGTAGAGCAGGTGCTGGAATATGCCAATAAGATGACGGATGACGAAGCAGACGAACTCTATAGCATATGCAGGATCAATCACCTGATGAAGAGAAGAACCGATCAGCTCTCAGGTGGGGAAAAACAACGAGTGGCTATGGCCCGGTTGTTAATTGGTAATCCTACATTATTCCTGTTGGATGAGCCTTTCTCCAACCTGGATTATTCACATAAAGAGATCCTGAAAACGGTGATCAGGGAAATCGGAGAAAAGCTGGACCTGACCTGTCTGCTTGTATCACATGATCCACAGGATACACTGTCATGGGCAGATGAAATACTGGTGGTGAAAGATGGTTTGATTGTGCAGAAAGGCACGCCGATTGATGTATACAATCATCCTGTGGATGAATATACGGCAGCGTTGTTTGGTCCTTATAATCTGGTTGATGCGAAGGTGTTGGAGCTGACAGGCGAAGAGCAAGCATTTATTCGCCCCGAGAATTTGCAGTTTGCATATAAATCCGGGATCAAAGGCATTGTAGAAGCAGTAGATTATATGGGGAGTGCGTATGAGGTGCGTGTAAAGGTTCCGGGAGGTTCCCTGTTGGTCAGAACACCTACTGATGTACTGACTAAAAAGGGGAGCACTGTATATCTCACTATTAAACCTGATAGTATATGGCGTCTTTAGACAAGTTTAACTCCAAAGAAAGATTTTCTGACAGGGTAGACAACTACAAAAAATACCGTCCTACCTATCCGGATTCGTTACTTGATTTTTTGCAGGCAAAAGGTGGGCTTACCAGTGATGCAACAGTGGCAGATATTGGTTCCGGTACAGGTATTCTGACGGAATTATTATTAAAAAAAGGTTGGACGGTGTATGCGATAGAGCCGAATGCAAAGATGCGTGAGGCGGCAGAAGCACAGTTGAATGACTATCCCAATTTTTCTTCTCTCACTGGTTCAGGGGAGGCGACTGGGTTACCAGATCAGTCAGTACAACTGATTACAGTGGCGCAGGCTTTTCACTGGATAGATCCTGTGTTGGCGCGGAAAGAGTTTGATCGTATCTTATTACCTGATGGGCATATAGCGTTGCTGTGGAATTTGCGTACGCTGGATTCTCCGTTTGACAAAGGGTATGAAGATATTAAGGCGAAGTATGGAACGGATTATCATGAGATCCGGAAGGCACATGAGCCGGAGCTGACGGCGTTTTTTGCACCTGCCACGATGGATGTATACTACTTCAGGCATAGCCAGCAGCTGGACTTTGAGGGATTGAAAGGGCAGGTGTTAAGTTCTTCTTATATGCCGCAACCAGGGCAGAAAAATTATGAGGAGATGATGGAAGCGCTGACAGAGTTGTTTGAGGTGAATCAGCGGGATGGTGAAGTGACGATTACTTATGATACGAAGTTGTACATCAATAAATAGCTGTACATCCGCAATAAAATATGCATAAATGGGGGAATTCACTAATTCTCAGAAAACAATAGCGCCTGCCGCAGGAGAACCCGCAGCAGGCATTACATCTTTTTAACGCTCTTCTTTTAAAGACCACCCGGTCTTTAATCCAATTACAAAAATCACCAGCAGGAATTCACCCACTGCCAGCAATATATCGCCTGGTACTCTTAACCAGCGGAGTTTTGCGAAACCATGATCTCCTATGCCGGGCGGGTCACTACATGTTGCATGACGGCCGATATTTTTTGTGCCCTGTTTTTAGCTGCCTGTGCGGTTTCGCCGGCGAACAGTTCATCTATGGTTTGCTGAAAGATGGAGAGCCAGGTGTTGAAATGCACAGTGTCGATAGCCATTCCGCGGTGTACACTCATTGGATCGCCCTCGTACTTTCTGGTACAGAGGAGGAGTGTACTCCAGAAGTTACATAGTTTCTGCAGGTGGGTATCCCAGTCTTTGATGCGGGCGTTGAAGATGGGACCTATGGTGTTGTCCTCTCTTACCCGGGCATAGAAGGTATGCACCATGAGTTGTATGTCTTCTTCAGTTGTAATATCGGTCAGCATAATTTAATACCTTTTTGTCTTTTATTAGTATAAAAAAAATGTCAGCGTTTCAGGAACCCAATGTCTTTAGTGAGTTTTTCGTGAAACTCGTCCAGTCTGGTGTTGTTCAAAATATTAGCCATATCTTCTCTGATTCTCTTGAACTCGTGGTGGATGGGACAGGGTTTGCTTTCTGAGCAATAATCCAGGCCGAGTCCGCAGCCGGAGAAGATCTTGTCGCCGTCAATGGCTTTGACGATGTTGGCGATAGAGCATTGGAGGGCTTTGTCATCCAGGTAAAAGCCGCCGGTGGGGCCTTTGAAGGAGAGGAGTAAGCCTTTCCTTGTAAGTTCCTGCAGGATTTTGGCGATGAAGTATTCAGGGGAGTCGATACCTGCAGCAATGTCCTTAACGCCGACTTTGACGTTATTTTTGGATTGCTGTGCAATATAGATCATTGCCCTGATGCCGTATTCGCAGGTTTTTGAGAACATATGGCAAAGATAGGGTGGAATTAATAAAAGATAAAAAAGTATTTTATTGGTAGTGTGTCATTTTGAATTTAGTCAAGCCGGCCGCAGGCCCATTCCGAATCTTCCACGCAGTTGCCTACGACAACTGCGTGGAAGATTCGGGTGATTTTTTAAAGAAAATTGAAATTGATACACTACTATTTTATTAGAAGGGGGCTAAATTGGATGGATGGACAAATTGAGGGCAGACAATAACAATATAAAAGGGAGATTTTATTTTTGAAAGCGTATGCTGTATTTTTAAGTGTAGCATTTACAACCAATTCCATGTTATATCGACTTTTGTTATCCTGTTTATTGATTTTTTGTTTGAAAACGAATGCGCAGCTGGTATGGAATACCCAAAGCCGGCATGCAGGAGAATCTATGCCTTGTGGAGGTGGAGATATTGGGTTGAATGTGTGGGTAGAAAAGGGGGATCTCCTATTTTATTTATCGCGCAGCGGTACATTTGATGAGAATAATGCAATGCTCAAGTTGGGGAGGGTAAGAGTACGCATAGAAGGCAGGCCATTTGACAAGGGGGATTTCAGGCAGGAGTTGCACTTGGAGGATGGGAGTGTGATTGTAAGTGGAGGTGGGGTACGCATAGTATTGTGGGTAGATGTATTTCATCCGGTTGTGCATGTGAGTATGGAAAGTAAAACAGCAGTGCGGATGAGTGCTGTTTATGAATCATGGAGATATGAGGATCATGTTATTACAGATGCGGTAGAGTGCAGGGCGAATTCATATAAAGAATTACAAGCTTTTCCGATTACGACTTATAAGGATACTGTTTCTTTTGTGGGAAATAGGGTACAGTTTTATCATCGCAACAGGGATGATAAGGAGGATATTTTTGATTATACAGTGAGGATGGAAGGAATGTCTGCGGTGAAGGATCAGTTATATAATCCTATCCGGCATAATACTTTTGGAGGAATTATGCAGGGGAAAGGGATGATAGCAGGGGGAAATACGGATGGCCAGTATGCAGATACAAAATATCGTGGGTGGGAATTGAGAACATCTAAGCAGGTCAAGTCGCAGGAAATAACGATCGGACTGCATGTAGCACAGACGAATACATCGAAGGATTGGGAAGAGGGGCTGTGGGCATTGATAAAGGAATCCAAACCTGTATCGAAATCTCTATCGAACCATGTATCGATAAAGATATCCATTGAGCCGTCTTTAGGGCGGAGACGCAGCATCAAATGGTGGAAACAATTCTGGAATCGTAGCTATATTCATATTGATAGTAAAGATGCTGCTGTTCGTACAATAGACCGTAATTATGAATTATTCCGTTATCAGTTAGCCTGCAATGCATTTGGTGAATGGCCTACAAAATTCAACGGCGGGTTATTCACATTTGATCCCTGTTATGTAGATAGCAGTAAACATTTTTCTCCTGACTTCAGGGCATGGGGTGGTGGTACTATGACCGCGCAAAATCAACGACTGGTTTATTTCCCCATGTTGAAAAACGGAGATGGAGAAATGTTAAAAGCACAATTTGATTTTTACATGCGCATGTTGCACAATGCATCTTTGCGTAGCAGGGTGTATTGGAACCATGTCGGGGCATGCTTTACAGAGCAGATAGAAAATTTTGGTCTGCCGAATGTAACGGAGTATCACCCGAAAAGACCGGCTGGTACTGACCCTGGTGTAGAATATAATAAGTGGTTGGAGTATGAATGGGAAACGGTGTTTGAGTTTTGTCTGATGATGCTGGATGAGCAGCGATATGATGGTGTGAACTTACAAAAATACCTGCCGTTTATAGATAGTTGTTTGTCTTTTTATGATGCACATTATCACAAATTCGATGCACAGGGGCATTATATATTTTATCCTACTTCTGCTGCTGAGACGTATAAGCTAACTTATAATTCCACTACTGTGATAGCAGCGATGCAGACGATTTTACAAAGATTGATAGTGGTTGCACCTGATCCAAAATGGGATACGATGTTAGCACATTTGCCACCCATTCCTTTTGGTGAATATGAAGGTCATACCACTATTTTGCCAGCAGAGAAATGGGAAAGAATTCAGAACAGGGAAACGCCACAACTTTATCCTGTATTTCCCTGGGGGATTTATGGCATTGGAAAACCAGGATTGGATACTGCTATTAATACTTATAAATACGATCCACAGGCAGTAGCGCAATGGGATTACGCAGGGTGGAAACAGTATTCCATCTTTGCTGCCAGATTGGGCATGACAGCAGATGCAGCGAAATTAAGTGTATTGAAATTTAAAGATGGGCCACATCGTTTTCCTACATTCTGGGGCCCGGGTTTTGACTGGACACCGGATCATAATTGGGGAGGATCTGCCATGATAGGGGTGCAGGAAATGCTGCTACAAACGGATGACAGGAAGATTTATTTATTACCCGCATGGCCGGGAGAGTGGGATGTATCTTTCAAATTGCATGCGCCTTATCAAACGACTGTGGAGGCAGTGGTGAAAGGGGGGAAGGTCGTGTCATTGAAAGTAACCCCGAAGGAAAGGGAGAAAGATGTTATTTATCCAGGCAGGGGGTATGATTGATCTGTGAAGGTAACTGCGGCGGCAAGGGAGAAGCATGTTGTTTACCCGGACAGGGGGTTGTGATTGATCTGTGAAAGTAACTCCGTTGGCAAGAGATAAAGATGTTATTTACCCGGAATGGGGTGGTGATTGATCTCTGAGGGTGTTCCTGGCGATAAGGACCTGGTCTATCCAAACTGGGGTGGCATATGATTTGATTTATATTATTTATCCCCAAATGGATAGCAAAAGATATGCAAAACGGTACGATGATCCAGTATTTCCACTGGTATACTTCCGCAGATGGCAGTTTATGGAAAGAAGTAAACAAAAATGCCAAAGCCTTAGCTGCGATGGGCATCAACGCTGTATGGCTTCCTCCTGCTTATAAAGGAGCAGATGGGGCTAACAGCCATGGATATGACACTTACGATAAGTACGACCTGGGCGAGTTTGATCAGAAAGGATCTGTACGTACCAGATTCGGTACCAAAGAAGAATATATTGCCGCCGCAAAAGCTATACATGATGCAGGGATGCAACTGTATGTGGATATAGTGGCCAATCATATGATAGGTGCAGATGAAACCGAGAGAGTGACAGTGCGGAAGGTAGATTTGGAAAACAGGAATGAATTCATTTCTGAGCCTTATGAAATAGAAGCCTACACTAAATTCACCTTTCCGGGCAGGAAAGGACAATATTCACAGTTTATATGGGATCACCGCTGTTTTACGGGGATCGACTATGCTGCAGATACGCAGGAGAGCGGGATCTTTACCATCCAGAACGAATATGGAGAAGGTTGGGAAGATATGGTGGATGATGAAAAAGGCAACTTCGATTACCTGATGGGTGCAGATGTGGAATTCCGGAATCCCGAGGTGAGGGAAGAGTTTAGAAGATGGGGAGAATGGTATTATAATACTGTGAAATTCGATGGATTCAGATTGGATGCTGTGAAGCACATTACCCCTGATTTTTTCAAGGGATGGCTGGAGCAGATGCGGCAGTATGCAGGGCGGGAAATGTTTACAGTAGGGGAGTATTGGGCACCTGGGCACCTGGATTTATTATTGAAATATATAGATGCTACAGAAGGTAGGATGTCATTGTTTGATTCTTCCCTGCATCAAAATTTGCATCATGCATCAAAGTGTGGAAAAGATTATGACCTGAGTAAAATACTGGATGATTCGCTGGTGGCCACCAAACCTTTTCTGGCGGTGACTGTAGCAGGAAATCATGATACGCAACCTTTGCAGGCGCTGGAGGCCCCCCTGGATGATTGGTTTAAACCACTTGCGTATGCATTGATCTTGTTGAGAGAGCATGGGTATCCATGTGTATTTTATGCGGATCTGTATGGAGCGGAGTATACCGATAAGGATGGGGAGGGGAATGATTGCCATATTTTGATCGCACCGGTATTAGGGTTGGATAAATTGATAAAGGCAAGGGATCAATATGCATATGGTATGCAGCGGGATTATTTTGACCATCCGAATTGTATTGGTTGGACGAGAGAGGGAGATGAGGAGCATGCAGGCGCTGGTTGTGCGGTGGTCATGTCGAATGGAGAAGAGGGGAATAAGCATATGGAAATAGGTCAACGGCATGCAGGGAAAAAATTCAGGGATATAACGGGTAGCAGGGAAGAGGAGATTACTGTGGGAGAGGATGGTTGGGCTGAATTTACCTGTGGAGCCGGATCGGTGGCTGTGTGGGCGGAAGCCAGATAGGAACGGAGGAAGCGGCGATGAATTAAAAGGTATACTGAAGCAAAAAGAAGTAAATAGAAAACGGAATTACGCTCAGGTAAATGGAAGTAAACTGAAGCAAAAATGGATAAATGGGAAACTGAATCATAATCAGTTAATAAGACGTAAACAAATTAAAGCCCCTGTAACCCCAGCCAATTATATGGAAGGTAACCCCCAAGGGCTAAAACTTTTTATCTTTACGCTCTCTAAACCTGAATTATGACCAAAATCCTTTGTCTCTCACTGGCGCTGTCATGCAGCATACTCAGCCATGTAAACGCACAAAATAAAGAATTTAAAAACGACGCACCCATTTCACCCAGCCGGATACTGAAAATCGACTCCGCTGTAGTGACCCATCATGAAGTCACTATCAAAGGCCAACGGGTTCCTTACTCAGCACAGGCAGGCAGCATGCCTATCTGGGATGAAGATGGGCGCCCACTGGCAGGGGTGTTCTACACTTATTACGAAAGGGAAGACATCAAGGATAAATCAAACCGCCCACTGGTCATCTCTTTCAATGGGGGCCCCGGCACCCCTTCTGTCTGGATGGAAATTGGTTATACCGGTCCCCGTCTCCTCAACATCGATGATGAAGGTTATCCTGTGCAGCCATTCGGTATGCGCGAAAACCCAAATTCCATACTGGATGTGGCAGATATCGTATACGTAGATCCTGTGAATACAGGTTATTCCCGTCCTGTGAGCAAAGATGTTCCTGGTTCCCGCTTCTACGGCGTAAATGCAGATATCAAATACCTGGCAGAATGGATCAACACTTTCGTAACCCGCAAAGGCCGTTGGGCTTCTCCTAAATTCCTGATCGGCGAAAGCTATGGTACTACCCGTGTATCTGGTTTAGCACTGGAACTGCAGGATGAACAATGGATGTACCTGAATGGTGTCGTGCTCGTATCACCAACCGATTTAGGCATTGAACGCAGTGGTCCGCTGGATCAGGCACTGAGCCTTCCTTATTATGCCGCTACTGCATGGTATCACAAAAAACTCCCTGCAGACCTGCAATCCAAAGATCTTAATGATGTATTGCCGGAAGTAGAAAACTTTACCATCAACGAACTGGTGCCTGCTATTTCAAAAGGCGGCTCTCTGGATGATGCACAACGTAAAGCACTGGCACAACGTATGAGCCGCTACAGCGGATTATCTGCACAGGTGTTCCTGGAAAATAACCTCATCGTTTCCTATAACTTATTCTGGAAAGAATTACTGCGTGACCAGGGTTATACCATTGGCCGCCTCGATTCAAGATACAAAGGTCTGGATAAGCAAAATGGTGGTAGCAGACCTGATTACAATGCAGAACTGACTGCATGGTTACAGGCTTTTACCCCTGCTATCAACATTTACCTGCGTGATGAACTGGAATATAAAACTGATCTGAAATATAACATGTTCGGACAGGTATGGCCATGGGATAACCAGAATAATAAGACTGGCGAAAACCTGCGTCAGGCAATTGCACAGAATCCTTTCCTGCACCTGTTGGTACAATCTGGTTACTATGACGGAGCCTGTGATTATTTCAATGCAAAGTATAGCATCTGGCAACTGGATCCAGGGGGTAAACTGAAAAGCCGTATCAAATGGGAAGGTTACAGAAGTGGACATATGATGTACCTGCGCAAGGACGATCTGGCTACTGCTACAGAGAACCTCAGGAAATTTATTAAAGAGGCGACACCAGCAAAGGGTACGCCTGCGAAATATGAATAACTTTTTTAAACAGACTGTATCATCATTACGATACAGTCTGTTTTTATTCGGTACCTGATGGAAACAGCCAGACCATTAATACACCCTTCTTTTTGAATCACTATGGAAAGACTGCTACAACATGTACAACGCTTTGTAGAATTAAACAGCGAGGAACAGGAGCTGTTATTATCCTGCATGAGATATGAAGAAGTGAGCAAGAAAACACATTTGCTCAAACAGGGCAAGATCTGCACAGGGAGATATTTTGTGATAAAAGGATTGTTGCGGCAGTACATCGTCGGAGAAAACGACGCAGAGCAGATTACGCATTTTGCACTGGAAAACTGGTGGATAGCGGATTATGATAGTTTGGAAAGGCGACAGCCTTCGGAGTTTTGTATACAGGCTGTAGAGCCTACTGAATTACTGGTGCTGGATAAGGAAAAGGAAGATGAATTGTTTAGGCAGGTACCTAAAATGGAGCGGTATTTCAGATTGGTCTTACAGCGATCTTATGCGGCTTCTATGATGCGGATTAAGTATATTTTTACCACGAGTGGAGAGGAAAGATATAATCATTTTAATAGTTTGTTCCCGGAGTTTATACAGCGTATTCCCCAATATATGTTAGCTTCTTACCTCGGGTTTAGTGCAGAGTTCCTAAGTAAGATCAGGGCTAAGCGATCTTGAACTAGTTCAAGATTTTCAAGGGCAATTCTACCCCAACTTTGTGTCAACAACAAAAACAAATTGATATGCAAAACAGAATTGACATTAGTAAAGTAGAACCCGAAGCTTACAAAGTGATGATGGCTTTTGAGAAATATGTACATGGTACAAAGTTGACACCTATTCAACGCGAGTTGATAAAGATAAGAGCATCACAAATTAATGGTTGCGCGTATTGTCTGGATATGCATACGAAAGATGCAAGAAAGTTAGGCGAGACAGAGCAAAGGATTTATACATTATCAGCGTGGAGGGAAACTCCTTTTTTTACAGCAGAAGAAAGAGCGATACTGGCGCTGGTAGAGGAAGTAACGGAAATTAGTAAAGGGCATGTAAAGGATGAAACGTATGCAGCGGCAGCAAAGGTGTTGGATGACCAGACGATTGCGCAGGTGATCATGGCGACGATAGTGATAAATAGTTGGAACAGGATAGGAATAGCGACTAATATGCAGCCTGAGTGATAAAACGCCGAAATTCCAACGAATATCCGAACGGAATTGGCTTAAATTTATAGATGAAAACACTCATCACCCTCGAAGAAGTCGCATTCTTTTTCATTGCGCTTGTATCATTCCATCTACAGTCAGCCTACGTCTGGTGGCTATTCCCCGCTTGTCTGCTGTTGCCTGACTTATCGATGGTCGCATACCTGGCAGGGCCAAAAGCAGGTGCATATGTATATAACTTCGTACATCACCGGGCAGTAGCATTTGTGATCTATTGTTTAGGATGGATGTCGCATAGTGAGTTGTGGTTGTTTGTAGGAATTATACTGTTTGCGCATTCTTCGATGGATAGGGTGTTTGGGTATGGGTTAAAGTATGTAACAGGATTTACAGATACACATTTAGGAAAGATAGGAAAACGCCCCTTGTAAGGGGCGTTTTCTATTATTTACCAAGCTGCCTTATTAAGAATTCAGCCGCTGCTTTATTGACCTTGACTTCATTGCTGTATTTCATCCAGTGATGCGTATCATCCGGAATACTCAGGATTTCGTAATGCACACCTTTTTGCTCCAACCTGTTAATGAGATCGATACTTTGATTAAAGTTTACATTTCTGTCATCATCTGCATGAATCAATAACACAGGTGATGTCCATGTGTCAACATGTGCAACAGGCGATGATTGCCACGCTACTTTCTCCGCAGTATCAGCATCTGGTGCAGGGGTAGCAGTAGGAGGTGCGGAGAATTGCATCCGGTTATGCACCCCATGAATATCTACGCCAGCTGCAAATAATTTTGAATCCCTGCCTAATGCGTGAGCAGTGAGGAAGCCACCATAAGAACCTCCATAAATACCAATCCTTTTAGCATCTACCTGTGATTGTGCCGCCAGCCATTCTCCCGCAGCTTTCACATCCTGGTATTCGGAAGCACCTAATACCCCTGCACTGGCGGGTTTATGAAACTCATAGCCATAACCTATCCCCAACCTGTAATTGATGGCTAAAACAATGAACCCATTATCTACGAGGTATTGATTTAAAGCATAATCAATAGAATAATAATCCATCCAGTGCCAACCTAATACCATCTGGCGTTGAGGTCCGCCATGTACATATACAATGGCAGGCTTCCTGGCAGGACCACCTGCAGGTTGATATAATTGTGCATGAACAGGTGTTCCATCAGGTGCTTTGAAGATCACCTGTGTAGGTGTAACCAGTTTTACAGATGGGAAATCTGTAGGAAGAAGAGAGGCGCCTATCAATGCAGGTTTCCCCTTTCCAAAAGGCATCTTTGCGGCGAGCAGGGGTTGCTGTGCATTGGAAGTAAATAAGATCACAGTTTGTGCATCGCCTGTTACTACAGGATAAGTTTCAATGCCATCACCAGTAGTGAGCATTTCCATCGCTGCTTTATCAACAGGTACCCGGGCTATGTGGCGCCGGTCTATATCCTGTGGAGAGGGGCCATTGTTCGCACTAAACACCAGCCATTTTTTATCGGCCGTCAGCGAGATCTGTTCGCACATAAAGTTGCCGGGTGTGAGTAAAAGCGGTGTACCACCAGTACCTGGAATCGAATAGAGATGAGGCCATCCATCATGATAAGACAGGAAAGTCACCCGGTTATTCGCTCCCCAATGCAGGTTGGTCGCGCCATCGGTAGTGGGAACAGAACCACTTAATGTAGTAGGTGCTTTCCACAGTAATGTTGAATTCCCATCACTGATATTGGCCGTCCTTATTTCCCACGGTTTATGACGGCGGGGCAGGATAGAATCTGTTGCACCGCCTGTACCCGGTGTCCGGACAAAGGCAATCTGCTGCCCATCCGGCGACCAGCGGGGGGAATTATCCTGTGAAAACCCGGGTGAGATCCATTGAATAGGAGTGGTAGGATTTGTATAAACACCAATAAAACTATGACCACTACGATCAGATACAAAAGCGAGTTTGCTACCATCGGGCGACCATTCCAGCGAGCTACTGGTACCTTTGATACTGAATAAAACCTTTGCAGGTGCAGAGCCATCGACGGCTACGATGTATACCAGTCCTCCTTTTACGAAGGCAACGCTGTCACTGTGCGGTGACAGGGCCGGAAAATCC is a genomic window of Chitinophaga sp. LS1 containing:
- a CDS encoding DUF5703 domain-containing protein — protein: MKTNAQLVWNTQSRHAGESMPCGGGDIGLNVWVEKGDLLFYLSRSGTFDENNAMLKLGRVRVRIEGRPFDKGDFRQELHLEDGSVIVSGGGVRIVLWVDVFHPVVHVSMESKTAVRMSAVYESWRYEDHVITDAVECRANSYKELQAFPITTYKDTVSFVGNRVQFYHRNRDDKEDIFDYTVRMEGMSAVKDQLYNPIRHNTFGGIMQGKGMIAGGNTDGQYADTKYRGWELRTSKQVKSQEITIGLHVAQTNTSKDWEEGLWALIKESKPVSKSLSNHVSIKISIEPSLGRRRSIKWWKQFWNRSYIHIDSKDAAVRTIDRNYELFRYQLACNAFGEWPTKFNGGLFTFDPCYVDSSKHFSPDFRAWGGGTMTAQNQRLVYFPMLKNGDGEMLKAQFDFYMRMLHNASLRSRVYWNHVGACFTEQIENFGLPNVTEYHPKRPAGTDPGVEYNKWLEYEWETVFEFCLMMLDEQRYDGVNLQKYLPFIDSCLSFYDAHYHKFDAQGHYIFYPTSAAETYKLTYNSTTVIAAMQTILQRLIVVAPDPKWDTMLAHLPPIPFGEYEGHTTILPAEKWERIQNRETPQLYPVFPWGIYGIGKPGLDTAINTYKYDPQAVAQWDYAGWKQYSIFAARLGMTADAAKLSVLKFKDGPHRFPTFWGPGFDWTPDHNWGGSAMIGVQEMLLQTDDRKIYLLPAWPGEWDVSFKLHAPYQTTVEAVVKGGKVVSLKVTPKEREKDVIYPGRGYD
- a CDS encoding alpha-amylase yields the protein MQNGTMIQYFHWYTSADGSLWKEVNKNAKALAAMGINAVWLPPAYKGADGANSHGYDTYDKYDLGEFDQKGSVRTRFGTKEEYIAAAKAIHDAGMQLYVDIVANHMIGADETERVTVRKVDLENRNEFISEPYEIEAYTKFTFPGRKGQYSQFIWDHRCFTGIDYAADTQESGIFTIQNEYGEGWEDMVDDEKGNFDYLMGADVEFRNPEVREEFRRWGEWYYNTVKFDGFRLDAVKHITPDFFKGWLEQMRQYAGREMFTVGEYWAPGHLDLLLKYIDATEGRMSLFDSSLHQNLHHASKCGKDYDLSKILDDSLVATKPFLAVTVAGNHDTQPLQALEAPLDDWFKPLAYALILLREHGYPCVFYADLYGAEYTDKDGEGNDCHILIAPVLGLDKLIKARDQYAYGMQRDYFDHPNCIGWTREGDEEHAGAGCAVVMSNGEEGNKHMEIGQRHAGKKFRDITGSREEEITVGEDGWAEFTCGAGSVAVWAEAR
- a CDS encoding S10 family peptidase, whose translation is MTKILCLSLALSCSILSHVNAQNKEFKNDAPISPSRILKIDSAVVTHHEVTIKGQRVPYSAQAGSMPIWDEDGRPLAGVFYTYYEREDIKDKSNRPLVISFNGGPGTPSVWMEIGYTGPRLLNIDDEGYPVQPFGMRENPNSILDVADIVYVDPVNTGYSRPVSKDVPGSRFYGVNADIKYLAEWINTFVTRKGRWASPKFLIGESYGTTRVSGLALELQDEQWMYLNGVVLVSPTDLGIERSGPLDQALSLPYYAATAWYHKKLPADLQSKDLNDVLPEVENFTINELVPAISKGGSLDDAQRKALAQRMSRYSGLSAQVFLENNLIVSYNLFWKELLRDQGYTIGRLDSRYKGLDKQNGGSRPDYNAELTAWLQAFTPAINIYLRDELEYKTDLKYNMFGQVWPWDNQNNKTGENLRQAIAQNPFLHLLVQSGYYDGACDYFNAKYSIWQLDPGGKLKSRIKWEGYRSGHMMYLRKDDLATATENLRKFIKEATPAKGTPAKYE
- a CDS encoding Crp/Fnr family transcriptional regulator; the encoded protein is MERLLQHVQRFVELNSEEQELLLSCMRYEEVSKKTHLLKQGKICTGRYFVIKGLLRQYIVGENDAEQITHFALENWWIADYDSLERRQPSEFCIQAVEPTELLVLDKEKEDELFRQVPKMERYFRLVLQRSYAASMMRIKYIFTTSGEERYNHFNSLFPEFIQRIPQYMLASYLGFSAEFLSKIRAKRS